One segment of Paramormyrops kingsleyae isolate MSU_618 chromosome 8, PKINGS_0.4, whole genome shotgun sequence DNA contains the following:
- the slc25a26 gene encoding mitochondrial S-adenosylmethionine carrier protein isoform X2 produces the protein MRKRPYRQHGGVLEAHGLPSVGSQRQAKVMDNARLNANQSVIPVNTMERREFTASLVAGGIAGMCVDLTLFPLDTIKTRLQSPQGFARAGGLRGIYAGVPSAAVGSFPNGGLLDPRAHRGGEAASTGRPVLRHAAGAAADSTPGGLLGLVPRLREHRAQRDPLLPGAVSSLGVPQEPLVTEAGSHAVFLASCSMWSVCRGGGCVRHDATRRSEDQNNAGQGRDEHSEWKHPPGPVRGLEETGAPWPVCWQPPPDGLHQHRGVHIPGGIR, from the exons ATGCGGAAGCGACCGTACCGACAACATGGCGGCGTCCTTGAAGCACACGGTTTGCCTTCGGTAGGCAGCCAGAGACAGGCAAAAGTCATGGATAATGCGAGGCTGAATGCGAATCAAAGTGTAATTCCCGTTAATACCATGGAAAGAAGAGAATTTACTGCTTCGCTCGTG GCTGGGGGCATCGCGGGCATGTGCGTAGACCTCACCCTCTTCCCGCTGGACACCATCAAGACCCGGCTTCAGAGCCCGCAGGGCTTTGCCAGGGCGGGAGGTTTGCGTGGCATCTACGCCGGGGTGCCCTCAGCCGCGGTTGGATCTTTCCCCAACG GTGGCCTGCTTGATCCGCGTGCCCACAGAGGTGGTGAAGCAGCGAGCACAGGCAGGCCCGTCCTCCGGCACGCTGCAGGTGCTGCTGCGGACTCTACGCCAGGAG ggcTTCTGGGGCTTGTACCGAGGCTACGGGAGCACCGTGCTCAGAGAG ATCCCCTTCTCCCTGGTGCAGTTTCCTCTCTGGGAGTACCTCAAG AGCCTTTGGTCACGGAGGCAGGGTCACACGCTGTATTCTTGGCAAGCTGCAGTATGTGGAGCGTTTGCAG GGGGGGTGGCTGCGTTCGTCACGACGCCACTCGACGTAGCGAAGACCAGAATAATGCTGGCCAAG GCCGGGACGAGCACAGCGAGTGGAAACATCCCCCGGGTCCTGTACGAGGTCTGGAAGAGACAGGGGCTCCTTGG